AGGATTATTTTGGCAAAAgtcaacatctatctatctatctatctatctatctatctatctatctatctatctatctatctacctatctatctatctatctatctatctatctatctatctatctatctatctatctgagccttcattatttatttattcgttaatCTATATTTAGAGTAGGTTATGGAAATCTtgaacttttttttgtaaatttgactgatgTTATTGATTACAcaacacagtatatatatatatatatatatatatatatatatatatatatatatatatatatatatatatatatatatatatatatattttttttttttttttttaaatccctaaCATCCTTTTAATCACATCAAAAGAAAACATTAAGATGTTAAACACAGAGAATACATACCAGACTTTTACCAGACTGAATTTTACAATCTAGGACTGATCAATTAAGCCTAAAAAAGCCTATACTTTATGTCAAACACAATATCACTGGCAAAGAAAGACAAATTCGTAAATGTCATTGACAAAAATGTACATTccaatatcaaaaacaaaacgaaacgaaacaaaacaaacaatgcatCAAGTCTTCACTTTACACTTTATATAACGAGTCTGTCTATTGACAATGTCCTTTATCTAATATTTCGCGGCAACACTACAAAGCACGACATGAAATTATGTGAGAAGAAAAGTGTTGAAATGGAGACAGAACAAAGAAACGCACAATCACGATCTTAAAACGGTCTGTGACAAATTTTAAACAAACGAGATGCCTTTGTGCTAGCATTACACTGCACTTGAGACGCATCTATTAGCATCCCAGAAACGGATAGACCTTCGGATTGATGCTTGACGGAGTTCTAAAATGCACAAATATCGTCTTCCTCCAGCTCAGTCACTGTGCAGTGCTCGAGGCTATGACCGCCTTGCCACAATACCACGCCCCCCATTTAGCCTATTTAAATCATGAAAGGGAAATCCTTGTCAGTGAGCGTTTGCTACGAATCAGGACCACTACACTCAAACAGTAAGATGATATTATTGCTCATTCTTTAATTCAAACAAtgcattttaattctttatatatatatatatatatatatatatatatatatatatatatatatatatatatatatatatatatatatatatatatacacacacacataccttgtAAAATGTAACAGATTCACTGCTGACAGTTTTTAATGTCTGATGTATGTAAagcgtatgtatgtatgtatgtatgtgtgtgtttaggcAAAAATGCTGGCTGGTTTTCCAGGACTGTATAGCTTGCTGATATTCAGTCTAGTGCTGAATTTGACAGTAGGTGTAGATGTTGGCTGTCAGAACTGGACTCCTTCAGGAAAAAATTATGTCTGCTGCACAAGCTGTAAACCAGGTACTGATACAAGAACTCAGAGTAATGTGTATTGTTATGTAAGTTTACAAGATATCTGGCATCTTACAACACCTCTATATGAAGTAGAGTTTCGTAACTTGCTATTGGAATACAGAAAATAGATTAATGTTTTTGAAATTACACATTAGTGACAGAAGTTTCAGGTCATTGTGAAACTTGATTGAGAGGAATGCGGTTTTGTTCTCAAAGGGAAATCCATGAATTGTCATTGCATAAAGATGACTACAGCATCCTCAGATCACACAAGGGTTGTCCCGATTTATTGCTCAATATTTCTTGAGCATACCTGATATGATCACTTTCATTATCTGTACTTCTGATTTAAATATTTGGTGTCGTTTCAAAGAAGCAAATCTTATTTTGTGTGGCAAATGTAATTAATAGTGATTTTttcccccacaaaaaaaaaaaaaaacctactattATATTTACCCCAAAatcacaattctgtcatcatttactctatcACAACCCTGTTTGAGTatcgttcttctgttgaacacaaagatatgTTGAAGAATGTAGTAAATAACAGTATATACtttgtttctactatggatgtcagtggttgcTGTATATTAGTTTTAGGATTGAATATCTATCAATCTCTCTTTACCGGTCATACATTTGGAGtcagtttttttaaaatgtatttattattaatttaatttaaatgattctgttcatcaaggcggcatttattaaatgtaattttttttaaatatttatttattatgatatgTAATTTCTCTATGTATGTAATAAACTCTGATGATATGTAATAAACTCTAGTCATAATCACTTTTATTActattgacattattattaataataacagtaataattaatattagagtgatttctgaaggatcatgtgactctgaagactggagtaatgaggcTGAAAATTCATCCCTAAAATCACTGGAACAGAAATCACTTTTGTACAGTTAATAGTGccataacatttcacaattttacaatttgttctatatttttgatgaaataaatgcagctttgttgaataggagaagcttattttaaaacatttcaaaattctACTagccccaaacttttgaccagtagtgcaTATATATGGATACAGTATATACCAACAGGATATGTCCTTGAGCATGCtcgtttaaaaaaacaaaaaagctacaCATTGCATCAGAGTTAAAAAGCTAAAAGATGccacattttaaaatgtgttctgTATTGTGTGATTCAGTTGTTTTTTCTTGTCTATTAAAAGGTTATGAATAGCTCTCTGGGATCTTTATGCTATGttcacttttaatgttgaaaattcaacaatgtatttgaacaaaaagtgacttttgttgacatttttaatagttttaaataaaataaataataagtaaagacGCAAGTCTGTAACAAATAAAGTACTGGAAGCTTATTACAGTTTCTTTGTACAATAGTTTAGAACTCCAACCCAGATTATAGGTGTACAGAATGTCAAAACTACTTTTTCTACAGAATCTACAGAATCTTCAAAactactttttcaaacttttcagcaTCAAAATTTGTTGGAGAAAAAAAGCttgatcccataatgcaatttaaaagcacatttaaaggAAATATAATgccaaaatatgaaataaaataaaagaaatactaACAGTTTAAAAGCagaaacaaatgaatcaatgcAATATAAATCCAGCATTTCATAGTTACTTACTCATGAACTACTTtttggtcaggtagtgtataacgGTTGAGTATTTGCTTGTTCCTACAGGAAACCGCTTGGTGAAAAGATGTGGATATGACCCAGCAGAACTCTGTAAACCATGTGAACCTGGCACTTACATAACCGGAACTGATTTCAGCTGTGATATTTGTACCCAATGCATAGGTAAAGTCTATTTTGCATCCTCATTGAGATTTTGGCTAAGTGAATGACAGAAACAGAAGGAATGATTTCATTTTACTGAGTCAGACTGACAATGCAATAATCTAATTATAGGCATACAGTTTGTGGCTAAAAACTGCACAAGCAGCAGTGACACCGTATGCGGCTGCAAGCCTGGATTTCGGTGTGGAGATGCCAAATGTTCTCACTGTGTTACTGAATGCAAAAAAGGAGAGGAGCCCAAAGGCCGTAAGACTCTTTAAGAAGCTCTCGAACAGGACATGACTTGCTTTTTGTTGCACTGCCaatttattttctgtaattaaatTCTTGCAGGAGTATGTGGACAATGTCCTGAGGGAAA
The nucleotide sequence above comes from Danio rerio strain Tuebingen ecotype United States chromosome 23, GRCz12tu, whole genome shotgun sequence. Encoded proteins:
- the tnfrsf9a gene encoding tumor necrosis factor receptor superfamily member 9a precursor — encoded protein: MLAGFPGLYSLLIFSLVLNLTVGVDVGCQNWTPSGKNYVCCTSCKPGNRLVKRCGYDPAELCKPCEPGTYITGTDFSCDICTQCIGIQFVAKNCTSSSDTVCGCKPGFRCGDAKCSHCVTECKKGEEPKGRVCGQCPEGKFSDKIHSTCKEWTKSSCPDGYKLKKGNLTSDSTCIPPPSSSVRTVTEQETLPVISKEKGK